From a region of the Zingiber officinale cultivar Zhangliang chromosome 4B, Zo_v1.1, whole genome shotgun sequence genome:
- the LOC121975497 gene encoding probable auxin efflux carrier component 1c, which translates to MITSKDFYNVMTAVVPLYVAMILAYGSVKWWGIFTPTQCSGINRFVALFAVPLLSFHFISGNNIYAMNLRFIAADTLQKLLVLAALTAWGRLSRRGRLDWTITTFSLSTLPNTLVMGIPLLRGMYGEASGTLMVQIVVLQCIVWYTLMLFLFEYRAAKTLIADQFPDTAGAIASITVDSDVVSLDGREVPIETETRLKDDGRLHVTVRRSNASRSDLNYPRRSVGGFSVTTPRPSNLTNAEIYSLQSSRNPTPRGSSFNHNDFYAMVGGRSSNFGAATPRPSNYDESELGAKPATRFQYQLPVTAPYPTLNPTVFPPAPKRAATGQPNVPKTEDAGNKDLHMFVWSSSASPVSDVFGNGKDYGFPPAVEHQVAVGVSPTKLDDQYLEREEFSFPNKTTSLDKDGTPQPREGDEEKAKTELAAAGKEGLREVTSMPPTSVMTRLILIMVWRRLIRNPNTYSSLIGIIWSLVCFRWNFQMPVIILNSISILSDAGLGMAMFSLGLFMALQPRIIACGNKVAAYAMAVRFLVGPAVMAVASLVIGLRGVLLHIAIVQASLPQGIVPFVFAKEYNVHPDILSTAVIFGMLIALPITLVYYILLGI; encoded by the exons ATGATTACTTCGAAGGATTTCTACAACGTGATGACGGCGGTGGTGCCACTGTACGTGGCCATGATCCTTGCATATGGGTCGGTGAAGTGGTGGGGGATCTTCACGCCGACGCAGTGCTCCGGCATCAACCGCTTCGTGGCGCTCTTCGCGGTGCCGCTGCTCTCCTTCCACTTCATCTCCGGCAACAACATCTACGCTATGAACCTCCGGTTTATCGCCGCGGATACGCTCCAGAAGCTGCTGGTTCTGGCGGCGCTAACCGCCTGGGGTCGTCTCAGCCGCCGCGGCCGGCTCGACTGGACCATCACCACCTTCTCCCTCTCCACCCTCCCCAACACCCTGGTCATGGGCATTCCCCTCCTCCGAGGCATGTACGGAGAAGCCTCCGGCACTCTCATGGTTCAGATCGTCGTGCTCCAGTGTATCGTCTGGTACACCCTCATGCTGTTCCTCTTCGAGTACCGCGCCGCCAAGACTCTGATCGCCGACCAGTTCCCCGACACCGCCGGAGCCATCGCCTCCATCACCGTTGACTCCGATGTCGTATCCCTCGACGGACGCGAAGTCCCTATCGAGACTGAAACCCGCCTCAAGGACGACGGCAGGCTCCACGTCACCGTCCGCCGATCCAACGCCTCCCGCTCCGACCTCAACTACCCGCGCCGCTCCGTCGGCGGTTTCTCCGTCACAACCCCGCGCCCGTCCAATCTCACCAACGCTGAGATTTATTCCCTCCAGTCGTCGCGCAACCCCACGCCCCGCGGCTCCAGCTTCAACCACAACGACTTCTACGCTATGGTGGGCGGCCGGAGCTCCAACTTTGGGGCGGCAACGCCTCGGCCGTCCAACTACGACGAGTCTGAGCTCGGTGCCAAGCCGGCGACGCGGTTCCAGTACCAACTTCCGGTGACCGCCCCCTACCCAACGCTGAATCCCACCGTCTTCCCGCCCGCACCCAAAAGGGCGGCCACTGGGCAGCCCAACGTCCCCAAAACAGAGGACGCCGGCAACAAGGACCTTCACATGTTCGTGTGGAGCTCCAGCGCGTCGCCGGTCTCCGACGTGTTCGGAAACGGTAAGGACTACGGTTTTCCGCCAGCAGTAGAGCACCAGGTCGCCGTAGGAGTTTCTCCCACAAAAT TGGACGATCAGTATCTAGAGCGAGAGGAGTTCAGCTTCCCCAACAAGACGACTAGTCTCGACAAAGACGGAACACCTCAGCCTCGCGAGGGAGATGAGGAGAAAGCCAAAACGGAGCTGGCCGCCGCAGGGAAAGAAGGCCTACGGGAAGTGACGTCCATGCCGCCAACAAGCGTCATGACGAGGTTGATCCTGATCATGGTGTGGCGAAGGCTCATCCGCAACCCTAACACCTACTCCAGCTTGATCGGCATCATCTGGTCTCTCGTCTGCTTCCG GTGGAACTTCCAGATGCCGGTTATCATACTAAACTCCATCTCCATCCTCTCGGACGCCGGCCTCGGCATGGCCATGTTCAGCCTCG GTCTCTTCATGGCGCTGCAGCCGAGAATCATAGCGTGCGGGAACAAGGTCGCAGCATACGCCATGGCCGTGAGGTTCCTGGTAGGCCCTGCTGTCATGGCAGTGGCTTCCTTGGTCATTGGCCTACGCGGTGTCCTCTTGCACATCGCCATTGTCCAG GCATCCCTGCCACAAGGCATTGTCCCCTTCGTGTTCGCAAAAGAGTACAACGTACACCCAGACATTCTCAGCACAGC AGTGATATTCGGGATGCTGATCGCTCTGCCCATAACTCTGGTCTACTACATCCTCCTGGGAATTTGA